In Streptomyces sp. NBC_00878, a single window of DNA contains:
- a CDS encoding S-(hydroxymethyl)mycothiol dehydrogenase, with amino-acid sequence MPHEVRAVVAVKKGAPVEVQTIVVPDPGPGEVLVSVQACGVCHTDLHYREGAINDDFPFLLGHEAAGTIEAVGEGVTGLKSGDYVVLAWRAPCGSCRSCRRGRPWYCFDSRNATQPMTLLDGTPLSNALGIGAFAEKTLVAAGQAVKIDPTARPEAAGLIGCGVMAGYGAAVNTGNVGRGDTVAVIGCGGVGNAAIAGACLNGAMKVIAVDIDDKKLDQAERFGATHTVNSRGTDPVEAVRALTDGFGVDIAIDAVGRPETFKQAFYMRDHAGLLVQVGVPSPDMLVELPLIDVFSRGGAIKSSWYGDCLPSRDFPFLIDQYLYGLLDLNAFVSETIALDQVEEAFAKMHRGEVLRSVVVL; translated from the coding sequence GTGCCACACGAGGTCCGTGCCGTAGTCGCTGTGAAAAAGGGCGCACCCGTCGAGGTGCAGACGATCGTCGTTCCCGATCCGGGTCCGGGCGAGGTGCTCGTCTCCGTACAGGCCTGCGGGGTCTGCCACACGGATCTGCACTATCGGGAGGGCGCGATCAACGACGATTTCCCGTTCCTGCTGGGCCATGAGGCGGCCGGCACGATCGAGGCGGTCGGCGAGGGCGTGACCGGCCTCAAGAGCGGCGACTACGTGGTCCTGGCCTGGCGCGCTCCCTGCGGTTCCTGTCGCTCCTGTCGCCGGGGCCGCCCCTGGTACTGCTTCGACTCGCGCAACGCCACCCAGCCGATGACCCTCCTGGACGGCACCCCGCTGAGCAACGCCCTCGGTATCGGCGCCTTCGCCGAGAAGACCCTGGTCGCGGCCGGACAGGCGGTCAAGATCGACCCGACGGCCCGGCCCGAGGCCGCCGGCCTGATCGGCTGCGGCGTGATGGCCGGCTACGGAGCGGCCGTCAACACCGGCAACGTCGGCCGCGGTGACACGGTCGCCGTCATCGGCTGCGGTGGCGTCGGCAACGCGGCCATCGCGGGCGCCTGCCTCAATGGCGCCATGAAAGTCATCGCCGTCGACATCGACGACAAGAAGCTCGACCAGGCGGAGAGGTTCGGCGCGACCCACACCGTCAACTCCCGTGGCACCGATCCGGTCGAGGCCGTGCGCGCGCTCACCGACGGCTTCGGCGTGGACATCGCGATCGACGCGGTGGGCCGTCCGGAGACCTTCAAACAGGCCTTCTACATGCGCGATCACGCCGGTCTGCTGGTCCAGGTCGGCGTCCCGTCCCCGGACATGTTGGTCGAACTCCCGCTGATCGACGTGTTCTCCCGGGGCGGCGCGATCAAGTCCTCCTGGTACGGCGACTGCCTGCCCAGCCGCGATTTCCCGTTCCTCATCGACCAGTACCTGTACGGCCTGCTGGACCTCAACGCCTTCGTCAGCGAGACCATCGCGCTCGACCAGGTCGAGGAGGCGTTCGCGAAGATGCACCGCGGCGAGGTGCTGCGCTCCGTGGTGGTCCTGTGA
- a CDS encoding IclR family transcriptional regulator: MTRTQKQTDRTEETSGKQSRGAGSAVQSVDRAVSVLEILARLGEAGVTEIADELEVHKSTAFRLLGVLENRGLVAQAKDRGKYYLGAGVLRLAGAAAVRLDISQEGVPVCRELADEVGETVNIAVLDDNAAVNIMQARGAASVTAQNWLGRRTPLHSTSSGKVLLAHLPPTLREGLLARPLPRFTERTITGTAALRGELEAVVEQGYAFALEELELGLAATAAPVRAHDGKVIGAISVSGPVYRLDSDHLPDLAKRTVAAAADLSRRMGYGF, encoded by the coding sequence ATGACCCGCACGCAGAAGCAGACTGACCGCACGGAGGAGACGTCCGGGAAGCAGAGCAGGGGCGCGGGGAGCGCCGTCCAGTCGGTGGACCGCGCCGTGAGCGTGCTGGAGATCCTCGCCCGGCTCGGCGAGGCGGGCGTCACCGAGATCGCCGACGAGCTGGAGGTGCACAAGTCCACCGCCTTCCGGCTCCTCGGAGTGCTGGAGAACAGGGGCCTGGTCGCCCAGGCCAAGGACCGCGGGAAGTATTACCTGGGCGCGGGCGTACTACGCCTCGCGGGGGCGGCGGCAGTGCGCCTGGACATCTCCCAGGAGGGCGTGCCCGTGTGCCGTGAACTCGCGGACGAGGTGGGCGAGACCGTCAACATCGCGGTCCTGGACGACAACGCGGCGGTCAACATCATGCAGGCCCGCGGCGCCGCGTCCGTCACCGCGCAGAACTGGCTGGGCAGACGCACCCCGCTGCACTCCACGTCCAGCGGCAAGGTGCTGCTGGCCCATCTGCCGCCGACCCTGAGGGAAGGACTGCTGGCCAGGCCGCTGCCGCGCTTCACCGAGCGCACGATCACCGGCACGGCCGCGCTGCGCGGCGAGTTGGAGGCCGTGGTCGAGCAGGGGTACGCGTTCGCCCTGGAGGAGCTGGAGCTGGGGCTGGCCGCGACGGCCGCCCCGGTGCGCGCCCACGACGGGAAGGTGATCGGCGCGATCAGCGTCTCGGGCCCGGTCTACCGGCTGGACTCGGACCATCTTCCGGACCTCGCCAAGCGCACGGTGGCGGCCGCGGCCGACCTGTCGCGCCGGATGGGATACGGCTTCTGA